A window from Littorina saxatilis isolate snail1 linkage group LG9, US_GU_Lsax_2.0, whole genome shotgun sequence encodes these proteins:
- the LOC138976895 gene encoding uncharacterized protein — MSEDHLSNRSRTSATSSFAARKRAKAEAARARLQFARIEFDIMRERAKNERIKSECDAHLKLLEEEKEAAAAEAEANALEDENSIGNLSHARSISPTFKLPAENAEEKTRKYVASLYSQHNTEVDVSDHQNAAAGTGAQFDFAKFLLKKDLLLSRLTVFNEQPESFEVWRNSFSSVMKDLDLTPQEELDLLVKNLGPESSKYAYSLRSSNPANPQRALQLLWERLDDRYGSPEQVESCLKTKLERFPQLTSLNKDSRKLYELCDILDEIQCAKENPKLSLLFALYDSSAGVNSIVCKLPHAIRQKWITQAFN, encoded by the coding sequence ATGTCAGAGGATCATCTGTCAAACAGAAGCCGCACCTCGGCCACAAGCAGCTTTGCAGCGCGTAAGCGGGCCAAGGCAGAGGCCGCACGTGCACGACTCCAATTCGCACGCATAGAATTTGACATTATGAGAGAAAGAGCAAAGAATGAACGCATTAAAAGCGAATGCGACGCACACTTGAAGCTCCtcgaagaagagaaagaagcagcAGCTGCTGAAGCAGAAGCAAACGCTTTAGAAGATGAGAATAGCATTGGCAATCTATCGCATGCAAGAAGTATCTCTCCTACTTTTAAACTGCCTGCTGAGAATGCTGAggagaaaacaagaaagtatGTGGCTAGCCTCTACAGCCAGCACAACACTGAAGTTGATGTGTCTGATCATCAGAATGCAGCAGCAGGGACTGGCGCGCAGTTTGACTTTGCCAAGTTCCTACTGAAGAAGGACCTACTTCTCTCCAGGTTGACAGTCttcaatgaacagcctgagtcCTTTGAAGTTTGGCGCAATAGTTTTTCCAGTGTCATGAAAGACTTGGATCTTACGCCGCAAGAAGAACTGGACTTGCTGGTTAAAAACTTAGGACCTGAGTCAAGCAAGTACGCGTACAGCCTGCGTTCTTCAAATCCTGCGAATCCTCAGCGAGCGCTGCAACTCCTGTGGGAACGTCTGGATGACCGCTACGGTTCGCCGGAACAAGTGGAATCATGCTTGAAGACCAAACTAGAGCGTTTCCCTCAACTGACGTCACTGAACAAAGACAGTAGGAAACTCTACGAACTTTGCGACATTCTTGATGAAATTCAGTGTGCCAAGGAGAATCCTAAGCTGTCATTACTGTTTGCGCTGTATGATTCTTCAGCAGGGGTGAACTCTATTGTTTGCAAACTACCCCATGCCATCAGGCAGAAGTGGATCACACAGGCCTTTAACTAA